One Littorina saxatilis isolate snail1 linkage group LG1, US_GU_Lsax_2.0, whole genome shotgun sequence genomic window carries:
- the LOC138963065 gene encoding uncharacterized protein, with product MVRTYERKTSRGCMPDVIRRAIDHYHTTEDGVKKTAALFDVPKTTLRRQLLKFKNLSAPQREKNVAGLPLGYTRHRQVFTDEQELALVKYLKDACDIYFGLCPIEVRVLAYQCAKQFDIPMPQSWSEKERAGADWFSGFMKRHKDCISIRTPEATSIGRATAFNRANIDDFFQKLGTVIDRYKFEAKDIWNVDETGVVTVQKPRKVVGPTGAKQVGSLVSSERGQLVTLCAAISADGRSVPPFFVFPRVKFSDHFLTGAPTGSKGSAHKSGWMTEENFPKFLEHFKHHVRPSKESPVLVLLDMY from the coding sequence ATGGTGAGAACATATGAAAGAAAGACCAGCAGAGGATGCATGCCAGATGTAATTCGCAGGGCGATAGATCACTACCACACCACAGAAGATGGGGTGAAGAAAACTGCTGCTCTTTTCGACGTGCCAAAGACAACACTCCGACGCCAGCTTCTGAAATTTAAGAACCTGTCTGCCCCACAGCGAGAGAAAAATGTTGCAGGTCTTCCTTTAGGGTATACCCGACACCGACAGGTCTTCACTGACGAACAGGAGTTGGCACTGGTCAAGTACCTGAAGGATGCTTGTGACATATATTTTGGATTGTGCCCAATCGAGGTCCGTGTCTTGGCATATCAGTGTGCAAAGCAATTTGACATCCCTATGCCCCAGTCATGGAGTGAGAAAGAACGTGCTGGGGCTGACTGGTTTTCAGGCTTCATGAAGAGACATAAAGACTGTATTTCTATCAGAACACCTGAAGCTACCAGTATTGGTCGTGCTACAGCGTTTAACAGAGCAAACATTGATGACTTCTTTCAGAAGTTGGGCACTGTAATCGACAGGTACAAGTTTGAGGCGAAGGACATTTGGAACGTTGACGAAACGGGGGTGGTGACAGTCCAAAAGCCTCGCAAAGTCGTGGGACCTACTGGTGCCAAACAAGTTGGATCATTGGTGTCATCAGAGAGGGGACAACTAGTCACCCTGTGTGCTGCAATATCTGCAGATGGTCGTTCAGTTCCACCATTTTTTGTGTTTCCAAGGGTCAAGTTCTCTGACCATTTCCTCACAGGAGCCCCTACTGGATCTAAGGGAAGTGCACACAAGTCTGGTTGGATGACGGAAGAGAACTTCCCGAAGTTCTTGGAACATTTCAAGCATCACGTGAGACCTTCAAAGGAGTCACCTGTTCTCGTACTATTGGACATGTACTGA